The genomic window CCTCTGCTTGCTATAAAAAGCCTGGGCTTGGGAATGTCTCCATTCACTGGCTCCACACAGGGCGTAAGTACAGTTGTCACTAAAATTGGAACGAGTCACTCCCCGGGTTCCCAGTTGCAACTGTAACATGGATAATAAATAACATCGAAATCCCACAGCAGAATTCGGGTTCCTTAATGTGTGCACAcccatggaagaaaaaaaccccaggagtgaggccctgcaggagcagggggtgTGTGAGCCCTCCTAGGTACATTCTGCCTCCTTTCATAAAGCAGATTGAGGATGTGCCCAAGGGTTTGCTGACCCATAAATGGAGGAAGTagagaaagcagaggagcagtTCTTTGTCGGTTGTTTTTAAGATACTTGGGAGAGAGGAACCCAAGCTGCTTGCACTGCACAAGTCAAGGTACCCAAATTACCCATCTGGACATGAATTCCTCCCAGTTTTATGTGTGAAAACAGGGTGTTATTTTGATATGTTCTGTGATGTCTGTGGTGCTGGATCCCAGCCTGGTGAGCAGTTGTGTGGCTGTGGCCACTTGATGTGTGCAGAGCTGATGACATGAACCAGCACCACACTTCTGTAGCCATCGTGTAGCCACGACACTTTGGGtttgcagtgctggtgctgctgaaggAAATACGTGTTTTGCTGTTGCTAAAAGAGCAAAGCATGTCAGTATTCCTGAGTCTATGTATCCTCCAATGGCTACAAACTATAAAACTGACTGCTGTGTTGGTTAGAAATTCCAGATGGATTGTAAGATTCCAGAGTTTTATTCTTTCACTGAGTACTAACTGATCACTGGAAGGGACTTCTCTGCAAAGGGTTTTACTTTTCCATGTTTGGAGCATATACCTTTAAAAATGCTAGTTTAGGTATTACATACCCCCTTTGAAAAAATTCCCTTGTAGGCAAGAATAAAACTTACAAAAAGGCTGTTACAGAGATCATCAGCTCTCTATTAGATAGCTTGGAATATGCTCCACTAGCACCAGAGTTTAGTCTTCTCCAAATTACTGTAGAGGATTTGACTGTATCTTGCTGATCCATCcacattttaatttcctctgCACGGATACATATTGCAGGATGCTGGAAATCCCCAAGCCCACTGGAGCTGCAAGACTGGATGTTTCATCCTGTAACACCAATAAAATGTTAATGCATACTAATAGCAACAGCAAAGGGGTTTATGGAGCGAGCTTGGAAGTATTTTATAATTGCCAGGATATCTGTGTCACAGAGAATTTGGGGTTAGAGTCATCAAGTGTTGCATTTTGTcaacacagggaaagaaaaccccTCAAATATACCTCAAAGCTActaatttttataattaaagGGGGGAAGATGGGACGTGAGTCCCTGAGGAGAAAGTCAAACATAAATTACATGAGAGAGCTGCCCAGTGGTTGGGATGGATTTGGGAAATGTGGGTTCTGTTGCCTGCTCTCCACAGACCCCCCACTGTGACCTTACCTATGGACACTTTCCCACCTGGAGACCAAGAATAAAAGCACCGTCCTGCTGTAGAAACCCAGTAAATCTGGGCATGAGGTAACATAAATACATCAGGAGCATGAAATCCAGGGAGCTGGGCATCATTTGGGTTCTCTGCGCATCCCACTGTCCATCTGAAGCATCTCACCACTTCCAGCAGTTCCTTGTGTGTCccctcagcccagcctggtggtgTGGTCCTGTTTACTGCAACCTGAGGTACCATAAATAAGGTGAATTTGAAACTGGAGGCAGCAAGACCAGGTTTCCTGCATCTTGCAGCGTTTCCATGTGCtgttctgcaggagctgccagcctTTGGTTGCACTCCTCATCCTGCCTGTCCCAACCTTGCACCTGGAATGCTGCAATGTCTACGGTCTCTGTGGGACAAAGCCAGGAGCACTGAGGCTGTGGAGATCATTCCGTGTCTGGAGCACCATATGGGAATTGCTGATCTGCCCTGGCTGGCACTCGGCTCCCCTGGGCCATGGGCAGAAGGGGAAGAGCCTGGATGACCACAGCGCTGCTTGTGTTAATGGATGTGCTCCAAAACCTGGGGATTTTCCAGAGTCAACACAGCCCGAGCCAAGGTTTAAGCCAGAGGCATTGCCTGACCCGGCAGGCGCTGGAGGACCAGGCTGAAGGAGCTCTGCATGTAAATGCTCCTGAAACAACCTTAGGCTCAATTAATCCAGTGGAAACTCCAGGAGGACAAACCGAAGGCTCAATCCTCCCCCTTATCTCTCATGTCACCGAGTCAGAGGACAGAGCCCAGGGCACCCCATGGAGCCTGGGATGTTCACGTCTTGGCTCCTGGGGCTTTTTAGCCTTCTGGTTCGTATGGGAGTGGAAGAGCTGGGATGTTTGTGGTGCTGTGGGGACCACAAGTGCTGTGGTGGAGGTGGGtgatggagcagagcagccacagagccTGGATGTGGGGATAGTCCTCTGGCCCTGAGGGCCCTCCAGTCACCCCAAGTGCTGCTTTCCCCTGCTCAGGGTCATCCCACATCCCAACCTGAGTCCTGCTGGGATCTACCTGCAGAGCTTTTCCTTGCCTCACCCCAGCATGGGGCTGGTGAGGGTGAAGCCTGTCCCTTGGCACATATTTTGGGGTGGTGTTTGCTCTCCAGCACCAAAGCAGATGGAATGGTGAGTTTCTGAAATGCCCTTCCCTGAGCTGCACATCCAACCAGCCCTGGCTCTCTGCTGGGGGGGGGAGTTCAGTGGAATACCCCCAAATCCTGAGCCCTTTGGCACTCTGCTTGCAAATGGTGGAGCAGCAGCATGTTCCAGTTTGGGGTGCGCAGCCCAGAATGATGCTGAGCCTGTTCTCTGACATTGGCAGTGCCACTCAGGGcatgggcagcactgggctgtGATGGCAGCCACAGGAGGCGGAGGAGAAGTGGGCATGGCATGGGCACAGCAAGTGGGAGCAGTTGGTGTTTTGTTCATCATCACCAGGGAGCAAAGGAGAGACAAAAGCTGGAGCAACACAGGGCACCAGGCTGGCTGGGTGAGGAGGAGACAGAAATAATTGTGCAGAATTTCATTGTGGAGCATGAAAAAGGGTGATTTTGTGAGCAAACAGTCACCTCCCAGAGCAGAACTTCGTCTCCAGTTTCAAAATTCCATTCACATCAACATCCACTTTCATGTAAAACCTGGGGAAGAAGggagctggaaaaaaagagcagcttCACATGTTTCAATGCAAAAGTCTCATTTTGGTGTGGAAAAGAAGTGTGGAAGCACTGCTCTGAGGGttgtttattaaaaatcaaGCCCCCAGAATGAAAGTGGGGTAATAATCAGGGACCTGAGGCAGGTGGGGCTGCTCCAAAGCCCGAGGTTGCTCCTGCCCATCggggctgagcccagcaggACCATGAAGTGGCCACTGGAGCTTCCTATGTTAGAAAAGGTGGAGCAGGGACACGGTGTAGATGTTGTGCTCTGGTACGTGAGTCCTCACGAGTTTGGAACAACAGAAGTAGGGGGAAAATGCATGGATCTGGCCCAGCAGGGGACCTGCCAGCCAGGCAAGAAGGGGCAGCTTCAGTCCCATAAAAGAGAGGAGGGTTGCAAAGAGGGGGGATGGTCTACAGCAGCATCCTGAGCAACATGTGGGGCTTTCATCAGTCCAGGGAAAgctctttcccctcctctggGCACGAGGACTTAGCTGGGCTGTTGGCTTTGGCACTGGGTTTGATCCATGAGTACATAATGCCAGATTTGAGCCCTTCAAATGCCCGTGGGTGTGGGGCAGAACCCCGTGactggtgtgtgctgggtcTGTGCTGACTCTCTGCTGTCGGTgagcccagcccatccctgcagccaccTCTGTGGTTGCCTTCAGGTTTGGGAAAGAATGGGAGACCCGGACTCTCCCGGGCTCTGCgggcagctgcttttctgccccTCCTGGCCGCTCTGCCGAGAAAAGCTGGGTGGGCTCAGGCGCTGCTTCGAGTTGAATTTCTGGCTGTCCCCGGGGCAGGGTGACTCTTCCCCCAAACCAAGAGGGTTCAGTGGAGCGACACTGAGGGCACCACAAGCACTGGACGTGCTTGTGGAGAGCGTTTTGCACTGTGAAGGGAAAGCCACAGCTGTGTCGCAGCTGGCAGAGCGAGCGGTGTGTGCACAGAGGCgggtccctctgccctggctgtcCCCCAACTCCCCTCGCTCTCCCCCATCTCCCACCTCCCGCGGTTGTGAGCGAACCACACTCCACCTGCCCCCTCCGCAGGACCTCTCTGTGCCTTGTTCCCGTTCCGGGACTGCCGGGCCATTCACCCCCAGCCGAGAGGGCGCTACTGGGAGAGAGGACACAGAAAGATTTTTAGGGTCAAACTCTGGCATCAGCACCACCGTCTGCAAGGTCGGGCGGTGTCGGGGCACGACGGACCGCgctgggggcagagctggcgTGGGAACAGGCGCTGACATGGGGGCGGTGCTCACATCTGGGCTGGGGGGTCTGGCGGTGGCAGCTGAGCTCTCCCAGATTTTGGGTTCTccaccctgctccagcccatcTGTTCTGCATCTCTCCCCGGAGACAGGGACcagagggggtggggggagaggtGGTGGGTGCCTACGAGGGTgtgtggggggcacagccccttTCCCCCGCGAGCACCTGGGGGGTTCAGCCGAGTTGCGAAGGGATCGAAACATTTTGTGCCTGGAAGACGAGGAGCGTGTGCGAGAGTGAGGATGGGCTTGGGTGGGGAGTGCAACCTTCCCCTGTCACCTCCCTTCTAGCCTGAATGCTTCTGCCATCATGATTAATTTATCAGGTACTTATGAATATGCAGATGAGACTCTGGTTTCCAGGCTCTGCTTTCAGGAGAGGCTGTGATGGGCTTTCTGCTGCTGCCGCCTTCGTAAGAAGAGAAATGTCATGTACCagggtttaaaataaataaataactgcgCCACCGAGAGCGTGTGTCTTCGCGGCTCCGCGGAGCTGTGGAGTTCTCCTCGTTCCTCCGTGACAGGGATTTTTGAGTGTCCCTGTGGAATATGCACCCCGATACCCCCTCCCCGTGTGTGTACCGGTGATGCAGAGGCACTTTTGCCAATTCCAGCCTTTGAAACCTTGACTGAAACCCCAGAAACTTCCACCACGGGCGAGTGCTGGCTCCCCCCGGGAAAGAGAGTTTTGGAGGGATGGGTGCGCCTGGGGCAGGAACGGGGTTTTCTCGCGGTGATGGTCCCTTTCCCACTGGAAATTCCAGGGTCTGGGAGGTGGGGAGCGGTTTGGGAGGGTGATGACTGCGTGCATGTGGCTGTTCGGCTAAATCAAGCTCTGACTCTCACCGGCTGGGCTACCTGGAGCAGGGGTGTGGGACAGTGATTTGGGTTTGGGATTCAGCGCCCAGCTGCGCTGACCCACGGACGTCCGCAGAAACACCTGGGTTTTGAAACTTCCCCTAAATACTGCGTGCAGCAGCCAgggatgctggagctgctccttctgctACTCCCACGGCCGGGGCCCCTCTCCAGCCGCCTCCGCGCTGGGAAGCCCCAACTCCCGGGGCAGTGGAGCGCTATGGGGCCGGGTGAGGCCCCGGGGGTCCCGGGCcgggggcagggagagggctTCTCCAGGGGTGAATCTACCCTGCTCAAAGCACCGAACTCCTGGGCTTCACAGAGCGCTTGTGCGCTCAGCGGTGCTCCCGCAGCGCTGCTGCGTCTGGGTAGGGGGTTATGTGgttcatatttttaattgcaattcttttttggggggagggggagtgTAGCGGTGTTatttggaggagcagcaggggaagggggCTCAGCTCTACAGCGTCCCGAGCGGGACGAGCGGCAGCAGCACCGCGGGTGGGGAGGGCAGCGCGGCCGCCCCGTCCTCTGCCCCACGTAGCGGGGGTCGCGGCCGCCCCGTCCCTGCccgcgcccccggccccgcgcggCGCTGCGGGTCCCGCGGCGGGCACCAGGCGGCGCTGTGGGCGCGGAGTGGGCGCGGGGCGCGTAGCGGGGGCGCAGCCTCGGCCGGGGGGCTCCGCGCTCGGGGGGCTCCGTGCTCCAAGTCCTCCAGTCCCACCACCTCCAACTCCCCTCCCCGCTTCGCAGTCCCGTCGCTCGCCCCTGGAGGGAGGGGAGGTTGAGCTCCCGCGGTGATGCGCGGCGTTGGGAAGGGGGGTTTTGTCCCTGTGTTGGTTTGGGGGGGAAGTTCTGAGAATGCTGGTGAGTGCTGGGGTAGAGGGATAGTCAAGCTCCGGGATTTGCGGTGGATGCTGGAAACTGCGCGTTATGCAcagggttttaaaaaaaaaattctcccctCTCAAGGTGGGCGAAGGGAGTTGGGAGGTGCGGAGCGGCCCCGGCTCGTTCCTGTGGGGTAAatgaggggaggggaaaaatacGCAAAAAGGGTTggaggggggggaaagggaaacGCGCCCGCACCACCCAGCGGCCCCGCACGGGGATAACAAACTCCAACTTAAAAAAACTTCCCGAGCGCGTCGGGGGGTGCGGAGGCGGCGGCGCTGcccaggtgcgggtcagggcAGGGCCGGAGGGTCCTGCCGGCTCCTCCCGCTGCGGGGAGGGGACCCGAGCCCAGGCCCCTTCCCCACCTGAGACTTGCTTTGCTTGGTATAGTCAGACCTAAGAGGGGGCTTTTGTTGCGCCCTGGCAGCCGAGAGGGGCTgcgggtgtgtgtgtgggggagaGGGTGAAGCTGGATGGTGTTGGGGAGGGGACAAAAGGGGTTTGCCGGGGCTGGGGGTCGCACCGGGGGGGGTCGGAGCCTTGTCAAAggctccccagtgcagagggcaAGCGACGGCTCAGGAGAGGGGCTTCCTCGGGCTGCGGGGTGAAGGAAAGTGAGGGCACAACAACTTTATAATCGACTTTTTATTAAGATTATAAATTTAAACAAATCTGAACAGTTTTACCCGGTGATATACAATTCCATATCCACAAAAATACAGGCTTacaaacaaagagaaagaggagggaaaaaaatatcccaaCAGACCGTTTGGCAAAGCATCCTCAGTTACATACAGTGCTGATAATGTGAAGTTGGGAGGGAGCAAAAAATGTAGAGGAGGGGACGACGACCAGAAAACCCACCTTTTTACAAcaaaaggtttttctttaaaaataatgtgaaaaaaaatcaagagacTACAGGAGACAGATTTCTTCACAAGACCAAACAATGCTGGTTTTATGACTGGGAAGGCTGAAACCAGAACAGTTgaacttaagaaaaaaaatagaagagggggaaaaaaaagtcagaccCGACACACACACCGGAGACGTGAGTCGTGTTACACGGTTACCTGCGGCATCACAAGCACACACCGAGGCAGAGGCTCCGGGCTGCTGGGGGCGGCTCGCCCCCTCCCTGGCGGGGCACAGCCcggagggacccccagcccctgctttacctccctcccacccccccaaaatTCAGCTCTCGGAACCCTCCAGCGCTCCCCTGGCACAAGCGGTGGGAAGAAGTCACATCGCACACGTTTCTTCTGGGAGGAAagttgaaatgttttaatttctgcctttcttttaaatatctaaagaaaaacacaaaagccaAGGGGAAGCGGCTGCTTTCCCCTGCCCGCACCCCGAAAtccgccgggccgggggcggcgggacCCTCGGGGCGGCCCAGGgtggggagcggggccgggggcgctCCCGCCGCAGGGTCCCGGGGCCGTCCCGGCTCTCACGTGGCGTTACCGGCCGCCAGCACCGGCCCCGGGAAACCCGCCGCGAAGAGAACCAGAGCGGACACAAAGAGGATTATTTAAGTAGGTGCTTcgttgttggttttttgttttcgtttgtttgcttgggtgttttttttgttgttttgtttgtttttctaatctCTGCAAAAATAAAGTCCCAAGATCTtagattcttttttctttattgtacAATTTATAAAACACTAGCGTGGCTCTGCCCTCCCGCCTCCCCTGCGCACCCCTCGGCACCCCCCGCCCCCCCTCCCCTTACCCCAAGCCCCCCTCCCCGCCTTTGTTTCAGGGTCCCCCCCTCCGGAGCCGCCGTTCCTCGGATCGCACCCCCGTTTTGCCAACAACCCCCCTGCCCCTTCTGCTCCCCCAATCCTCTCTAAAACGCGACGATGGCCCGAGTCCAGGCTCCCAGGCTCGCCAGCGCCTGCTTGCTGCACAGCTGCCCGTTGAGGGGCTGCTCCGAGTCCGCCTGCTGCCGGCTCACCAGCCCCGTGAAACCGGAGCCGAAGATGGAGATCAAGTTGGAGATGTTGGAAGAGTCCTGGGGGTGCTCGGCGCTGTACTCCTCGAAGCGGGCGCGTTTGGTGCACGGGGCGAAGGGGGGGCCGCCCGCCACCCCGCCTCCCCCCGGCTCCCCTTCCTCCaccccctcctcttcctcctcctgccccgggTAATACTTGCGCTTGGTGCCGGGCGCGGGCGGCGGGGAGGCGAGCCCCGGTGccggctggcagcagcaggggcactGCGAGCAGCAGTCCTGGTGCAAGTACCCGTTCTCCACCGTGGTCACGACGTGAGTGTCCAAATCCAGCACCGTGGTGCGGCTGCTACAGTGCggggccccgccgctcccgaAGTCACAGCCCGCGGCGTAGAGCAGCCCCGGGgccgcgctgccgccgccgccgccgccgggacCGGCGCTGCCGGGGGCCCGGTAGAAGCCCGGGGACGAGTCTCTGCAGGGCGCTCGCTGCAGCTCCGGGGGCGCCGCGCACACCGGCACCTCCAGGAGCTCCGCACCGCCCCGCGCAGCCCCGCAGCTCCGCGCCTCGCGGTCCTGCGTGTCGGCGGGCAGCGGGAGCGCCGCCAGCtccggcggggcggcggcggcgggcggcgggcagGCGGGCATGGCGAGGAGCGAGGCGCCGTCGGGGTAGTGCTGCTGCTGGCGGCGGTAGAGCTCGGCGTAGCGCTCGCTCAGGTAGAGCTGCCGGGCGTTGCGGAGCACATAGGAGACGAGCAGGTTCTTGTGGAGCTTGATGCCGCCTCGCTGAGTGCGGGAGCTGTGGATCTTCCGCAGGGAAATACTGATCAAACTCTGCGCATCGAGGGTGCACTCCATCCTCCTCCGGCCCCTCAGCATCGGCTCTCGCCGCCCGCGCAGCCAGGCACCCCGGCCCGCATCCACACGGCAGCCGGGCGGGTGCGGAGGGTCGCAAGGAAAGGAGGATAAAGAGGCTGGGGtggaggggggggagggaataaagggaggggggaaaggtagggaagggggaaaaggggggacAGAGCCTGAGGTcgctggagaagggagggaatAGAGAGGGGTGTCTTCAGGGGGCGGCCAGCGGCGGGAGCAGCGCGGGCATCGCCGGGGGCtcccgctgctgccgccgccgccgccgcgctccaAGCACGGACGGCGCGGGCGGGCAGCGCCACCAGCGCCGcgcgcgcccccgccccgccctccCCGCGCGCGGcaccgccccccgcccgccaCGCCCctccccgcgcgctcccgcccgccggccccgcccacCCGCGcgcgccccgcccggccccgccgcgcccgcccgtACCTGTCGCGCACTGAGCACACTGAGCGCCCGCCCGCGCGGCCCCCGCCTTTTATACGGCCGCGCCGcgcccccgcgccccgcccaCCCCGAGACGGAGCGGCCAATGGGAGGGCGAGGAGCGGCTTGacgggcgggcggcgcggccaATAGGGGCGAGGCGGGCGGCTCGCGCCGTTCAAACGGAGGCGCGCGCGGCGCGGCCCGGGAGCGCGGCGGGGCTCGCGCTGGGGGTCCCGGCGCGTGTCGGGGGCGCTGCGGGTCCCACCGGagcgggcggggccgcggcggggccTCCCCGCTCGGCTCTCCTCGCTCAGGTGCGCGGGGGGCGGTGCCCGTCCCGGTGGGCGGCCCCGCGCGGCCGTGAGGGCGGGGCCGCGGCACGGtccgccccgccccgctccgtGGGTGCCCCGCGCTGTGACACTGCCGGGACACCGCCGGTCCCCAGTACGACCGTCGGGGGTAGCGGTACCCACGGCACCCTCCGCAGATCTCCTCCCCGGCGGTGCCgggtgctgccccagccccggggaGTTCCAGGTGCAGGTGTTGGGTACACTCAGCACTGCCCCCCGGGGGGATGTTCCCTTGTCCCACCTGGACAGCTCTCGCCGGCAGTCGAGGCTTTCCCCCGACGTGGGGGCATGACCGGGCACCACTCCCTGCTCACGAAGTCCCCCAGTCGCACTTGTTATCCCCCCAAAGCGCGAGCTGCACCTTACACGAGCTGTTACCAATTCAGGGCTCACCTTAATTAAATAAGAGCCCACTTTGGCACCTTCCATCCCACACATCAGTGCTGGCTCTGAGGGGCAGCGCGGCCCCTGCTCTGTCCCGCGGGGGGATGTGCTGGCTGGGTCGGTCCCTGCAAGGCGGGTGGGTTTAGGGATGTAGAGGCTGAGGGATGTCCCCACATTTGTTGCTGAGAGACCCAGCCACGTGCCCGGGGAGCAGCGGCACTCGGGGGTGCTGGTGccaccacagagcagcagctcttggcCAGCAGGTAagagctggggggctcagggcttCAGTGGGAGAAGGGACCATGAGCTGGGGAGCCAGGAAGggactgcagtgctggggcaatGGGAGCTACTTCTGAAACAGCATCTTCTGTAGAAAGTAGAAGGCAGGGGACAGAGGAGGGAGTTTCCCTGCTGATTGCAGAtgtcccccaggctgggtgGCTGCCCTGGGGGACACGCCGGTGTCCCCACCTTGGCGGTAGATACAGGGAGCCTCATGTCTGCAGGTTGTGGGGAGCCCAGTGGAAAGAAAACCTCTGAAGCCCTTTCTGATGCAGCCCAACCTCCGAACCACAGAGACAAGGATACGAGGGGTTTGCTTGGATATCCAGCACTGGGGGAGAGCACCATGCAAAGCCTGTGCTGTGTGAGGATGCTTGGAGGGCTTTTCTTGCCTCCTGTCCATGCTGGAATCGGCTAGCTTAGCTTGACCATGTCCTCCACCCAAGGGAATGGGAGCAGACTCAGAGGATATTGTCCCATTGGCAGTGTGGTTGGGGCAGCAGGGGGGAATGACACTCTCTGCATTCCCAAACTCCTGTAGAATGCTCTTGAcctgttttccttgtttgtaACGTGGGAAGTGGACACAACCCTGTCCAGAGGGGTGAGTGTAGCTCAAGGCAGTGGGTATAGGCAGTGTTAGAGATGGGGGATTGTGCCGTGTCCTACTTCTCCTCCATCGTCTCTCTCCTTTGCAATTCTTCCTGGCTGCAGGTTGGCTTTTCGaaggctgtggctgcacaggaGTTGGAGGTCCAGGAGAGGATAACTGGAGCTGGTCTGTGCAGGTACtatggggcacagcaggagtgGGGTTTGGCCACAGACCAGTCAGTGCTGAGCTTTGGGTGCTTTGGTAGCTGGAACCAGGGCTTGCTCCTGCCCTGTGAGATCAAAGGCTCTGCCATCACAGAGTGTTGGGGTTGATGCTTGTGGACTGAGCCCCAGCTGTGGCTCTGTAGCATTTTCTGTGTCCCCATGGGCACTGGGGAACCAGGGCAGcgagtgctgctgctgccagtctgTGCCACATCCTccacccagccagcacaggcagcaattTCCTCTCTTGCTTAGCTGGTgcttgctgctctcctgcctaTCTCCAGCTGCAAAACTCCAGCTTAAGTGGTCCAGGCTAAGAGCCTGAATTGCTCTTTGGTGAGCTGAGATGGGGTGGTTTGGGCAGGGCAGATGGTGCCAGCCACAAGCATTGCCCTGGCAGACACCCTCTGCCTCGAGCTCCTGCTCACCATCCCACCTCTGGCTCACAGCGTGGCCCCAGGACACTGCCCAGTCCCTCTGCTCTTTAACCATCATGTGGCCCTGCTGGCCTCAGGTCGTGGCTTTCAGTGAAGGGTCAGGCAGACTTTGcttgcagcagggctgggtttATGGAGGCGCAGAGGGTGGTGCACCCTCGGGGCCAGCCGGGCACCGCAGGGCAGCCCTgatgtgggagctgctgctgtctctggcTGTCAGAGAAGTGCCCTCTGCTGTAACTGCCTGAGAAGCTTCGTGGCACCAGGAAAAACTCGAGAGCGCAGCAGGAGCCTCTAGGAGATGAAGACAGAATTAAAACTTTAATCTTATTTAGACTCTGGGTAATTAATATAAAGGCTATAAAACGCGGGCCTGATCCTCGCGCTGACTGCTGGGCACCGTGCTCTGGATGGTgaggctgtggcagctgcaggcTGGCTCTCCTCCCCGGCTGGCTCTCCTGGCAGGTGCCAGTGTTTTGTTTGCAGACACGGTGGCTTTAATCCCGGAGTTGGGACGGGCTGCGCGCTgtgagagctgtgctgcttcagTTTGGCCTGTGGACTCCAAAATCTCCCAGAGACAGGAAACTGGCTGATACCTGTCTTGGCACAGGACTGCAAGCTCTGCTTTTCTAAAGAGGATAACGAGTCCTGTCCattttctggctctgcagcagcaagctggggcaggatgggcttggTGCTTGCCTTTCACAGGAAAACCTCTGTGTCCTGTCCAGCATCCCTCTTCCCTGGTctctgctggggtttgtgtgcCCTTCCCATGGAAAGGGCCCTAAGGATCCTACTGCTGTAGTGGGCCATTCATGTAAAACCGTCTCTGTTAAATGTAATTGCAGCTTTTAACTGGCCTTTAAATGGCGGGAACCAATATTTTCCCAAAGGAGAAGAGGATGGGCCCAGGAGGGCTGTGGCTGTACATTTCCTGGTGTAGATGATGCTGGTCCTGcgctgtgggtgctgtggggctggccctgggctggggatggtgcagctgtgccacagctggtCCAGCCCTGCTGATGTCCCGGTGCCAGGGCTGGTTTTGCAGCTGTGGATCCTGCAGTGGGCTCCAGCAGCAAAACCTGGCGGTCCgctgctctcagctgcagaGTAAACAAGCTGGCAAGAGAAACCATTTTGCTTCAGCTAGTAGGAGAAACCCTTTTTAGGTAGCACTTCCAACTGGCAATGCTCTCCTTCATTaaccccctccttccctttccaatGAAACATGAATTTGCAGCAATTGGAGATCAGGCTCTTGCCAGTGCAGCTTTGCCACCCAGAGCAACAAACACAGACGTGAATTTACTGCTTGATCTCATAATTTCAGTGCAATTAGACTGGCTGCTATAAAGCAATTTCCCCTTGAGCCTCAGAGTCCTgggcctgggcagtgcccagcttTTCTCAGACAAGGAAGCTGAGGCCTCTGGGTATTGGCTGAAACATGAGTTTTTTTGGGTGCACCTGGAACTTGACTCCCTGGAGATGTGTCTCTGAGCTAGAGTTGTGGGTGCCTGGCATGTCTGAAAAGGAGCCTGCTTTTCAGGCTTACTTATTACAAGTTGGGCACCCAAAGCTGGGGGGAAAACAAGCCAGAACAAGG from Pithys albifrons albifrons isolate INPA30051 chromosome 20, PitAlb_v1, whole genome shotgun sequence includes these protein-coding regions:
- the IER5L gene encoding immediate early response gene 5-like protein — translated: MLRGRRRMECTLDAQSLISISLRKIHSSRTQRGGIKLHKNLLVSYVLRNARQLYLSERYAELYRRQQQHYPDGASLLAMPACPPPAAAAPPELAALPLPADTQDREARSCGAARGGAELLEVPVCAAPPELQRAPCRDSSPGFYRAPGSAGPGGGGGGSAAPGLLYAAGCDFGSGGAPHCSSRTTVLDLDTHVVTTVENGYLHQDCCSQCPCCCQPAPGLASPPPAPGTKRKYYPGQEEEEEGVEEGEPGGGGVAGGPPFAPCTKRARFEEYSAEHPQDSSNISNLISIFGSGFTGLVSRQQADSEQPLNGQLCSKQALASLGAWTRAIVAF